The DNA region GATTCATCCCCATATTAATGCAGGCCAAGGGAGTTCATGATCACCCAAGACCAGAGAGTAAGTCAGAGACGGAAGCTAGAAGAAGTGCAATCAAGAGACAAATGGCTTCTTTTTACCAACCACAGAAAAGGAGAATTCGAGAACCTGAGGTAATGGGCAGCTGCCGTTACACTTGTGCTCTGTGTTTGTCTTTATCACAAAATACACTGAGATTTACACAAAATAGGAATGTCATACCTCAATTTAAAACGTTTGATTTTATGTGAAAATTCTGTCTCTAACAAAATGTCATTGAATCAAATTTTTGAATAGGGTTTCTAATCCCTTcttcttcttggaaaaaaaaaaaaagcagagtatCTCTACAGTTAATGATAGAGTGGGGCTGTGAGCTGACATTCTAATACAAGGGCAATTATCCAACGGTCATACAGAAAAATATAGGTACATCCCAGTGAGTTAACAGTACAGCTTTGAGAaggtccttggagaaggaaatggcagcccactccagtattcttgcctggaaaatcccatggacggcagagcctggtaggctactatccatggggtcgcaaagagtcggacacaactgagcgacttcacttcacttcacttcactttgcattATTAATGTAGAACAGATAAAAGTTCTTTGTGCAACTTGAGCCAGTTTGGCTTTTCTACCAAAGTATGCCAAGCAGACAGAATATTTGCCTGAAGATAAGAGACACTGATCTTGTCTGAGCACTTTCTATGTGCCAATACATACAGGCTAAGAGATTTATACTTCTTAAGATCACAAAAGCCTTAAGAAGAAACTATGGTTATTGAGCTCCATTTTTAAGTGAGGaacctgaagctcagagagagtAACTAACTTGTCCAACTCATGAGGGACaggcagaatttgaacccaggtctgcagcaggCTCCTAAGCCTCTGCTCTCCTGCACATGGTGTGCGGAAGATAGGACCATCCACCACTGAGACCCACCCTCCCAGGCTACCCTGGACCCTCCGAGGTCAGCAGTGTGGAATTCAAGCCTGAGCTCAAGCCGTGAAATTCCTGGACCGGATGCCCAGATAGTGTTTCTGTGCTCATAGCACAGAGTCACCAACTGGAAGCTTGTTATTTGGTTGGTTGGCGACTGTTGACAGGTGAGGGTGTCCATGTAATTTACATCtctatttacaaataaaaacttTGGGTCATTTCTTTAGGCAGGAGAGAGTCAAGATCACAGCAGACATTTCAACAACATCCCTTCCCTGGAGAACCCAGAGGGCTTGGATGTGATTCCTGATGCCAGCTTCCCTGTTCCGGGCCAGCCCTGCCTTTCCTTTCCAAACTCAGATGCTTACAAAGCTACATGCGACCTCACCACCTTCCAGGGAGACATAGTACCACCCTTTCAGAAATATTTGAACCCAAGAATCTATTTGCCCCGGACCCCCTGCAGCTATGAATTGGCAGGTCCTGGATACGCAAATTCGAGCCCATATCCCACCTTTTATAAAGATGCCGGCAGTATCCCTAAGGACTCGGACTGGGTCCATCTGAATGCACTACAGTACAATGTCAACACCTACAGCAGCTTTGAGAGGAGCTTTGATTTCACCAGTAAACAGCACGGCTGGAAACCAGCCCTTGGAAAAGCTGGCCCGGGGGAGAGGACAGACCAAGGACAGTTCCCGCCCGAGGCTACTCACCCTCAGTACACCCCACAGCCCCCCTGCAGGTACCTTGCGACCGCCCCGCCCGCCGCTCCAGCCCTTCAGACGgtgatcaccaccaccaccagagtcTCCTACCAGGCCTGCCAGCCCCCCGCCCTGAAATGCTGTGACAACGTGCGGGACGCAAAGAGCCTTTCCAGCTGTGACTATGCTTCTGAAAACACCCAGATGTCCATCTACCCAGAAGCCTTGGACCTTCCAGCTCCAGTCATCACAGCAAGCTCTCCAACAGCATCACTTCCTCTGAAGATTCCCAGAGATTGCTGGACTGTCAGACAACACTCTCTGCCTTATCCTCTAGGAGCAGCACCCTCCCGGACAGACGGAGCAGAGGCCTGGGAAGTGTGTCCCTCCAGACTGGGGTCTGCAGTCAACTATTCAGATCGAGTCAGTCCATTCTTTAGCTGTGACAATGAGAACTTTTGAACAGCAGTCCTGGGCATAGCATAATACTGGTCTTCATGTACACAGTGGAAGACGACACGGAAGCGCTCTCTTAAATTGGGAGATTCATTTAGCATGCAGGTAAATGTATATTATATCAATgatatttatgtacatatatatgatagCAAAACCAATGATCAGAGTACATTATAGACTGAAAATATTTAGTTACTACAGGgaaattttgcacagcaaagcctACCATAGTACATAGAATCAGGTCTGGAATGTGACTTCCAAATGAACAGATAAGCATGAAagttgggcctcccaggtggtgcagtggtaaagaatctgtctgccaatgcaggagacacaagaggtgagggtttgagccctgggtcaggaagatctcctggaggaggaaatagcaacccactccagtattcctgcctggagaatcccatagacaaaggaacctggtgagctgcagtccatgggatcacaaagagttggacacaactgagcacacacacacacacacacatgcacacacgagTGTGCGAGAGCAAAAGTTAATGAGCTAAGTCCATTTAGTTTGTTAGCTGGAGTAGAAATCAAGAAACTTGGTTCTCACTCAAAGCCTCCCCCATTGGATCATATATAGGGAATTTCACAAATCTCTATTTGGCTCTTAGGGACTGTCAAAATGGCTTTGGAAAGATATCTTTACAATCTTACCTCCTGAGTCATTTCCTAAGACTTTTATTTAGCATTTACAACCTGTTAAAACACTTCAGGAAGTAATTTGCATAATTTAATCTCCAAAGTATATATCTATAGCTTTTAAGGAAATCTACCATGTAACAGTGATAAAGTGCAGTTGTTTTTAAGTGAATTTTGGTTTCCAGTATCAGCTGAATATCTTCTCGCAACACTGATGAATGTTTGCCTACCAGAGACAGCCTAACACTGATGATGTATATTTAATGGATTTTTACTGTACTAAAGCATATCTTTTGACTAGGTTTCAAAATTAGAATTGAGATGTTTTATTCAAATTTAGCTTTACTATTTGTAAAGCTCATAAATGTACACCTCATAAATGTAATTGATAATGTTATCaattaaacataataaataacattttaaaataatatagctGAATCTTCAGTTACTtcataacaaaaatagaaaaaaattgttcATAGTATGACGTGTGAAACATTTGTTTTAATAGATTAAACATACGAGTTTaagttttgtttatttaagaGAAAACTATTTGCTATCTAATAATAGAAATTCTCTTCCAAATACTgtgcatgggacttccctggtggtccaatggctaagactctgagctcccaatgcaaa from Ovis canadensis isolate MfBH-ARS-UI-01 breed Bighorn chromosome 20, ARS-UI_OviCan_v2, whole genome shotgun sequence includes:
- the GCM2 gene encoding chorion-specific transcription factor GCMb; protein product: MPAAEGQLADCAWSYGMKLSWDINDPQMPQKPAHFDRFCEWPDGYVRLIYSSEERKAQRHLSGWAMRNTNNHNGHILKKSCLGVVVCAQDCALPDGSRLQLRPAICDKARLKQQKKPCPNCHSALELIPCRGHSGYPVTNFWRLDGNAIFFQAKGVHDHPRPESKSETEARRSAIKRQMASFYQPQKRRIREPEAGESQDHSRHFNNIPSLENPEGLDVIPDASFPVPGQPCLSFPNSDAYKATCDLTTFQGDIVPPFQKYLNPRIYLPRTPCSYELAGPGYANSSPYPTFYKDAGSIPKDSDWVHLNALQYNVNTYSSFERSFDFTSKQHGWKPALGKAGPGERTDQGQFPPEATHPQYTPQPPCRYLATAPPAAPALQTVITTTTRVSYQACQPPALKCCDNVRDAKSLSSCDYASENTQMSIYPEALDLPAPVITASSPTASLPLKIPRDCWTVRQHSLPYPLGAAPSRTDGAEAWEVCPSRLGSAVNYSDRVSPFFSCDNENF